The following coding sequences are from one bacterium BMS3Abin08 window:
- the zraR_16 gene encoding transcriptional regulatory protein ZraR, with protein sequence MQKILIIDDEKLIRLLLREILESKDFSIIEASSGRDALEIFPKERPDSVLLDLKMPDMDGIETMRKLKKIDPEIPIIIVTAYGDIPTAVETIKLGAYDFIVKSPSTDSIVLTLNRAVEKLELERAVKRLNTAVETSLEWLLGRSDAMKRIIQQIKQVAQSDFSIIIQGETGTGKSIVAQTIHNLSKRAEKPFVTVDMGAIPESLVESELFGHEKGAFTGAEKKKKGFFDVADSGTILIDELQNMSPFMQSKLLSVAEKKKTYPLGSTQPIHTDVRIIAATNTEIKRNVMEKKFREDLFFRLGEFIISLPPLRKRIEDIPFLAHRFLTEAGAELNKQTREISDTAVTILMQYPWPGNVRELKNVVRRAVLFSDNGIVRPEHLDFLTEDKCGFNDTSRVLPLKELSAMAAREVEKKAIKHALDLTKGNKTKAASILQIDYKTLLTKIKAYSVTSGNHSITMERFPQVSDPFK encoded by the coding sequence ATGCAGAAGATACTGATCATAGATGATGAAAAGCTCATAAGGCTTCTCTTACGTGAAATCCTGGAAAGCAAAGACTTCTCTATAATCGAGGCTTCCAGTGGCAGAGATGCCTTAGAGATTTTTCCGAAAGAAAGGCCCGACTCGGTACTCCTTGATCTTAAAATGCCGGATATGGACGGCATTGAGACCATGCGGAAACTGAAAAAGATTGACCCTGAAATCCCGATTATCATAGTAACTGCATATGGTGATATTCCTACTGCGGTAGAGACAATAAAACTTGGAGCGTATGATTTCATAGTCAAATCACCTTCAACCGACAGCATTGTCTTAACCCTGAACAGGGCTGTTGAAAAGTTGGAATTAGAGAGGGCTGTAAAGAGGCTTAATACCGCCGTAGAGACATCCCTCGAGTGGTTGTTGGGCAGAAGTGATGCCATGAAAAGGATTATTCAACAGATAAAACAGGTTGCGCAGAGCGATTTTTCCATAATTATTCAGGGAGAGACAGGCACTGGAAAATCCATCGTTGCCCAAACCATACATAATTTAAGCAAGAGGGCTGAAAAGCCGTTTGTTACGGTTGATATGGGCGCAATACCGGAGAGCCTCGTTGAAAGCGAGCTTTTTGGACATGAAAAAGGCGCCTTTACAGGGGCTGAGAAAAAGAAAAAAGGGTTCTTTGATGTCGCTGATAGTGGCACTATACTGATAGATGAATTACAGAATATGTCCCCTTTTATGCAGAGTAAGCTTCTCAGCGTGGCCGAAAAAAAGAAGACATATCCCCTGGGCAGTACCCAACCCATACATACGGATGTCCGAATTATTGCTGCAACCAATACGGAGATAAAAAGGAATGTAATGGAAAAGAAGTTCAGGGAAGATTTGTTTTTCAGGCTCGGTGAGTTCATAATCAGCCTTCCACCATTAAGGAAAAGGATTGAAGACATACCATTTCTTGCCCACAGGTTTCTTACAGAAGCCGGCGCAGAGTTGAACAAACAGACAAGGGAAATATCAGACACTGCCGTCACCATTTTGATGCAATACCCATGGCCAGGCAATGTGAGAGAGTTAAAAAATGTGGTCAGAAGGGCTGTTCTCTTTTCCGACAACGGTATAGTAAGACCGGAACATTTAGACTTTTTAACGGAAGACAAATGCGGATTTAATGATACGTCCCGTGTATTGCCTCTTAAAGAGCTTTCCGCTATGGCTGCAAGGGAGGTAGAGAAAAAGGCCATCAAACATGCACTGGATCTGACCAAGGGTAATAAAACAAAGGCAGCGTCAATATTACAGATAGATTATAAAACCCTTCTTACAAAGATAAAAGCGTATAGCGTTACCTCGGGAAACCATTCCATAACTATGGAGAGGTTTCCACAAGTTTCCGATCCCTTCAAATAA
- the tar gene encoding methyl-accepting chemotaxis protein II — protein MRLIDNMKIGTRIIGTVSVLLLLLAISTGFGIIKMGSIGDEIKGIAEEDIPLTGKITEIANNQLGQAIWFERALRYGEVLASKKVAVAGLKTAEDEFAKLSRLSDEAITKAKEVAKEAAKKAKTANARSEFREIDQHLKTIEQKHSGFEKDVMEAFRMIKQGNLHEAETIAEKIEKDEDAIDKEIEKFLMKVEKFTGESTLRADNDEETAVKGMLIAGIISLIFGLLMGVMVTRSVTGVLGEVKTVADTVAAASRQMSAGSEELSQGATEQASSVEEASSSMEQMASNIRQNADNAQQTEKIAVKSAGDAREGGKAVTETVNAMKEIAEKISIIEEIARQTNLLALNAAIEAARAGEHGKGFAVVAAEVRKLAERSQTAAAEISELSGTSVEVAEKAGEMLEKLVPDIQKTAELVQEISAASNEQNTGAEQINKAIQQLDQVIQQNAGASEELASTSEELSSQAEQLQASVASLIKTDGTDGLKIRHKRKPTQKAHKKTAYHLPGKKPPARVKAEDDPVGVALDMGSEGNGDERDKEFESF, from the coding sequence ATGAGACTGATAGACAATATGAAAATAGGGACAAGGATAATTGGAACGGTATCCGTTCTCTTGCTTTTACTTGCAATATCCACCGGGTTCGGCATTATCAAGATGGGAAGCATAGGAGATGAAATAAAGGGAATCGCTGAAGAAGACATCCCGCTGACCGGCAAGATCACTGAAATTGCAAACAACCAATTGGGGCAGGCAATATGGTTTGAACGTGCGTTACGATATGGGGAGGTGCTGGCCTCAAAAAAAGTTGCCGTAGCGGGTCTCAAGACCGCTGAGGATGAATTCGCAAAACTCTCCAGGCTATCGGATGAAGCGATTACAAAGGCAAAGGAAGTTGCTAAAGAGGCGGCAAAAAAGGCTAAGACGGCCAACGCCCGGAGCGAATTCCGGGAAATAGATCAACACCTGAAGACCATCGAACAAAAACACTCCGGCTTTGAGAAGGATGTAATGGAGGCATTCCGGATGATTAAACAGGGAAACCTCCACGAGGCCGAGACCATTGCAGAAAAGATAGAAAAAGACGAAGACGCCATCGATAAAGAGATTGAAAAATTCTTAATGAAGGTTGAAAAATTCACCGGGGAATCGACACTCAGGGCTGATAATGATGAGGAGACGGCTGTAAAGGGAATGCTGATTGCCGGTATTATCTCGTTGATTTTTGGATTACTTATGGGTGTCATGGTCACTCGCAGCGTTACCGGGGTGTTGGGCGAGGTAAAAACGGTGGCCGATACTGTAGCAGCCGCAAGCCGGCAGATGAGCGCCGGTTCAGAAGAACTCTCACAGGGGGCGACAGAACAGGCCTCCTCGGTTGAGGAGGCGTCATCGTCGATGGAGCAGATGGCCTCCAATATCAGGCAGAATGCCGACAACGCACAGCAGACGGAGAAGATCGCGGTCAAGTCCGCCGGGGATGCCCGGGAGGGCGGGAAGGCTGTAACAGAAACCGTCAACGCCATGAAGGAGATAGCGGAGAAGATATCGATCATCGAAGAGATAGCAAGACAGACCAACCTCCTGGCGCTGAATGCGGCTATCGAGGCGGCGCGGGCGGGTGAGCACGGCAAGGGCTTTGCAGTGGTGGCCGCAGAGGTGAGAAAACTTGCAGAGCGGAGCCAGACCGCGGCGGCGGAGATCAGCGAGTTATCCGGCACAAGTGTAGAGGTAGCTGAGAAGGCTGGAGAGATGCTTGAAAAGCTCGTACCCGACATCCAGAAGACGGCCGAGCTGGTACAGGAGATCAGTGCGGCGAGTAACGAGCAGAATACCGGGGCCGAACAGATAAACAAGGCCATCCAGCAGCTGGACCAGGTGATACAGCAGAACGCCGGGGCCTCGGAGGAACTGGCCTCGACTTCCGAGGAGTTGTCCTCCCAGGCGGAACAACTCCAAGCCTCTGTAGCTTCACTCATAAAAACCGACGGCACCGATGGCTTAAAAATCAGGCATAAAAGAAAGCCGACCCAAAAAGCTCATAAAAAAACGGCATACCATTTGCCGGGTAAAAAACCCCCGGCCCGGGTTAAAGCAGAAGACGACCCTGTAGGCGTCGCCCTTGACATGGGCAGTGAGGGCAACGGAGATGAAAGGGACAAGGAGTTTGAAAGTTTCTGA
- the cheW_6 gene encoding chemotaxis protein CheW, with product MSVAAMIETTQYLSFTLGDEVFALDISKVREVMDFTTVTKVPGTPEFMRGVINLRGSVVPVVDLRLKFGMSKTEKTVNTCIVIAEVPLDGDTTVIGALADSVQEVFELKADQMEPPPRIGRRLDTEFIKGMGKCDEQFIIILDIDRVFSSDELTVAHESGS from the coding sequence ATGAGCGTAGCTGCAATGATAGAGACCACCCAGTACCTGTCCTTTACACTGGGTGACGAGGTGTTTGCCCTGGACATATCCAAGGTCCGGGAGGTGATGGACTTCACGACAGTGACAAAGGTGCCCGGAACCCCGGAGTTCATGCGTGGTGTGATAAACCTCCGCGGTAGCGTGGTTCCTGTAGTTGATCTTCGACTGAAGTTTGGAATGTCGAAGACGGAGAAGACGGTAAACACCTGCATAGTCATAGCAGAGGTACCCCTCGACGGAGATACCACGGTTATTGGTGCCCTTGCAGATTCGGTACAGGAGGTATTTGAGCTGAAAGCCGACCAGATGGAGCCACCTCCAAGGATAGGGAGACGTTTAGATACGGAGTTCATTAAGGGTATGGGTAAATGTGACGAACAGTTCATTATTATCCTTGATATCGACAGGGTCTTTTCCTCGGATGAACTGACCGTCGCACATGAGTCGGGCAGTTAG
- the mcp3 gene encoding methyl-accepting chemotaxis protein 3, with translation MKRNLKLYGKIFLVFLCVTAASMIEHRTIRVLVNIAIYAAFISITYQLMKKNLKSLEDNYLKKEKRHLSEIEETVVPMTGFLLERAQLMPVLTNQLTEVIQQTESAALDIGDRFMNIVERARNQARKASGAFSRFAGDDEDGKGALLDLSKKALSDVIESMKGIATVVEQTLAGMELIIEDAENIRKIVSEIEYIAEQTNLLALNAAIEAARAGEHGRGFAIVADEVRKLSDRSNAAADEIRKLITKVETDMKDIYLKTEKSTSESNALSSEAEMVVEDTLKEIDGVMNDAKKQLEELTAETESLAKDISSIIISMQFQDITRQRIEHVIEPLLSFKSDLEKTTQKIRNMSEKIHEAQGNGGAAWLENMYTMEAERDVMKNMLDKVGKGN, from the coding sequence ATGAAACGTAACTTGAAGTTATATGGGAAAATTTTCCTGGTCTTTTTATGCGTTACCGCAGCATCCATGATAGAGCACAGGACGATAAGGGTTCTTGTAAACATAGCCATATACGCTGCTTTCATTTCAATAACCTATCAATTAATGAAGAAAAATCTGAAAAGCTTAGAGGATAACTACCTGAAAAAGGAAAAGAGACACCTCTCGGAGATAGAAGAGACGGTGGTGCCCATGACGGGGTTCCTTCTTGAAAGGGCACAGCTCATGCCTGTATTGACCAACCAGCTGACAGAGGTAATACAACAGACGGAATCTGCAGCCCTGGATATAGGCGACCGGTTCATGAACATCGTCGAGAGGGCCCGGAACCAGGCAAGGAAGGCATCAGGTGCCTTCAGCAGGTTTGCAGGAGACGATGAAGACGGCAAGGGTGCCCTTCTCGACCTCAGCAAGAAGGCCCTCTCGGATGTAATAGAGAGCATGAAAGGCATTGCTACCGTTGTTGAACAGACCCTTGCGGGTATGGAGTTGATTATTGAAGATGCTGAGAACATAAGAAAGATAGTCTCGGAGATCGAATACATAGCGGAACAAACAAACCTCCTTGCCCTTAACGCAGCTATCGAGGCAGCAAGGGCAGGAGAGCATGGAAGGGGATTTGCCATTGTTGCAGACGAGGTAAGAAAACTCTCCGACAGGTCAAATGCCGCAGCAGATGAGATACGAAAACTCATTACAAAGGTTGAAACAGACATGAAGGATATCTATTTAAAGACGGAAAAGAGCACCTCCGAGAGTAATGCGTTGTCTTCGGAGGCTGAAATGGTCGTGGAAGATACACTGAAAGAGATAGATGGCGTGATGAATGATGCAAAAAAACAGCTTGAAGAACTCACTGCGGAAACCGAATCCCTTGCAAAGGATATAAGTAGCATTATCATCTCCATGCAGTTTCAGGACATAACAAGGCAGCGCATAGAGCATGTGATTGAACCACTGCTCTCGTTTAAATCAGACCTGGAAAAAACAACTCAAAAGATCAGGAATATGAGTGAGAAGATTCATGAAGCACAAGGTAACGGCGGTGCGGCATGGCTTGAAAATATGTATACAATGGAGGCAGAAAGAGATGTAATGAAGAACATGCTCGATAAAGTCGGTAAGGGGAATTAA
- the cheY gene encoding chemotaxis protein CheY, with protein MAKTLLIVDDSASMRQLVSFALKDAGYEVITAINGRDALNKLNGTKIDMVITDLNMPEMDGIEFIKQLRSNSGYKFTPVLMLTTESQESKKQEGKQAGASGWIVKPFTPEQLITTTKKFVR; from the coding sequence ATGGCAAAAACTCTTTTAATAGTAGATGACTCAGCTTCCATGAGACAGCTCGTATCCTTTGCTTTAAAGGATGCAGGATATGAAGTGATTACCGCAATAAATGGAAGGGATGCGCTGAATAAACTGAATGGCACAAAGATTGATATGGTAATCACTGATCTTAATATGCCGGAGATGGATGGGATTGAATTCATAAAACAACTGCGCAGTAACTCCGGATACAAATTCACACCCGTGCTTATGCTGACGACGGAATCTCAGGAATCAAAGAAACAGGAAGGCAAGCAGGCAGGCGCCAGCGGCTGGATAGTAAAACCCTTTACACCTGAACAGTTGATAACTACTACAAAAAAATTTGTGAGATAA
- a CDS encoding STAS domain protein, with protein sequence MELQVEQSGDIERLTFAGELTVQHSDKLRVSLMRTLDSVNHVFIDLENVTSVDLSCLQLLCSACHSSQKLNKLLTITDKRPEIFKKAIEDAGYSRHVGCASTINKSCLWIENGN encoded by the coding sequence ATGGAACTACAGGTTGAACAGTCGGGTGATATAGAAAGGTTGACTTTTGCCGGTGAACTGACCGTACAGCATTCGGATAAACTGAGGGTATCCCTGATGAGGACACTGGATAGTGTAAATCACGTATTTATCGATCTCGAAAATGTGACATCGGTTGACCTGTCCTGCCTGCAACTTCTCTGTTCGGCCTGTCATTCCTCACAGAAATTAAACAAACTCCTGACGATAACGGACAAACGTCCGGAGATTTTCAAAAAGGCAATCGAGGATGCCGGATATTCCCGCCATGTAGGTTGTGCCTCTACTATCAACAAAAGCTGCTTATGGATAGAAAATGGCAACTGA
- the cheA_3 gene encoding chemotaxis protein CheA, with translation MDKHREAFRDEAYELLAELETSLLELEDAPEDIEIIGRVFRAMHTIKGSGAMFGFDDIAAFTHEIETVFDLVRNGEISVTKELIDLTLSARDHIRTMLDASDGGETTDEVMAGEIMASLKKLIPGSEETKEDAEGPVLLTDLIDEAIVRVLSENEEQRLRANIKKNKRIYCIDTVASSPDFDSALSEIKAKIKKQGELISIHPISEDVTAGTVRFKLLFASDKTPESLKAALGVMPEQITSRTGEDDFSSTGLPSSDTREESITYRIRFRPSRDIFAKGTNPVLLLDELRQSGKCKVVAQTDAIPLLEDFDPEACYTYWDVILTTHRGINAIKDVFIFVEDDSELIIDVIDDDGRLDNEAGYKRLGEILIERGDLTHEDLQKVLSSQKRIGEMLVDAGVIDTGKVQSALIEQQHVSDVRESRRKAESLSSIRVSSGKLDSLVDLVGELVTVQSRLSRTAAYQNDPELLSIAEEVERLTCELRDNTMSIRMLPIGTTFSKFRRLVRTLSNELGKEVVMTTEGAETELDKTVIERLNDPLVHLIRNSIDHGIELPGVREGSGKPRQGTVHLSAIHSGANVLIRIEDDGSGLNAGAIKAMALEKGLVSHDLEMTEKEVFALIFAPGFSTAKNVTGVSGRGVGMDVVKRGIEALRGSIDINSKKGAGTTITLKLPLTLAIIDGLLVKVAGEFFVLPLSIVEGCVELSREDVARAHGRHVANVRGELVPYICLKEHFMINREAPGIEQIVITEVDGSRVGFVVDNVIGEHQTVIKSLGSFYKDMEGVSGATILGDGRVALILDAPKLVQAVEREEAGIYSNIQS, from the coding sequence ATGGACAAACATAGAGAAGCCTTCAGAGATGAAGCATATGAATTACTGGCTGAGCTTGAAACATCACTGCTTGAGCTTGAAGATGCGCCTGAGGATATCGAAATTATCGGGCGCGTCTTTCGTGCAATGCATACGATCAAAGGCTCAGGGGCCATGTTCGGGTTTGATGACATTGCAGCATTTACACACGAAATCGAAACGGTTTTCGATCTTGTACGGAACGGGGAAATATCCGTCACAAAAGAGTTGATCGACCTGACACTCTCCGCCCGTGACCATATCCGTACAATGCTTGACGCCTCTGATGGAGGTGAGACAACGGATGAGGTAATGGCCGGAGAGATCATGGCATCCCTCAAGAAGCTGATTCCAGGCAGTGAAGAGACAAAAGAGGATGCCGAGGGCCCGGTGCTGCTGACAGATCTGATCGATGAGGCTATTGTCAGGGTGCTCTCCGAAAATGAAGAACAAAGACTGAGAGCAAATATAAAGAAAAACAAGAGGATATACTGCATAGACACAGTCGCCTCTTCTCCCGATTTTGACAGTGCACTCTCCGAGATCAAGGCAAAGATCAAAAAACAAGGTGAATTAATATCGATCCATCCAATCTCTGAAGATGTCACTGCCGGTACCGTAAGATTTAAATTACTCTTTGCCTCCGACAAGACCCCTGAATCTCTGAAAGCCGCCTTAGGGGTTATGCCTGAGCAGATTACGAGTAGAACGGGAGAGGATGATTTTAGTTCAACAGGCCTCCCGTCATCCGATACCCGGGAAGAAAGCATCACCTACCGTATCAGATTCCGCCCCTCCCGGGATATTTTCGCAAAAGGCACAAATCCGGTTCTCTTGCTTGACGAGCTTCGCCAGAGCGGTAAATGCAAGGTGGTGGCACAGACGGATGCCATCCCGTTGTTGGAAGACTTTGATCCTGAGGCCTGTTACACATACTGGGATGTGATTCTGACCACCCATCGAGGGATAAATGCCATAAAAGACGTGTTTATCTTTGTTGAGGACGACAGCGAGTTGATCATCGATGTCATCGATGATGACGGAAGACTGGACAATGAAGCCGGTTACAAGAGGCTTGGAGAGATCCTGATTGAACGTGGCGATCTGACACATGAGGATCTTCAAAAAGTGCTCAGTTCCCAGAAACGCATTGGAGAGATGCTGGTTGATGCCGGAGTGATCGACACCGGAAAGGTCCAATCAGCGCTTATTGAACAGCAGCACGTCAGTGATGTAAGAGAGAGCCGCCGGAAGGCGGAATCCCTCTCAAGCATCAGGGTGTCCTCAGGTAAGCTGGACAGTCTTGTGGACCTGGTGGGTGAGCTGGTGACGGTTCAGTCCCGCTTAAGCCGGACGGCTGCCTATCAAAACGATCCCGAGTTACTCTCTATAGCAGAGGAGGTGGAACGTTTGACCTGCGAACTCCGTGACAACACGATGAGCATCCGCATGCTTCCGATCGGGACGACGTTCAGTAAATTCAGACGTCTGGTGCGTACCCTTTCCAACGAACTGGGTAAGGAGGTCGTAATGACGACCGAGGGAGCAGAGACGGAACTGGATAAGACGGTAATCGAACGCTTAAACGATCCCCTTGTGCACCTGATCAGAAACAGCATCGATCACGGGATAGAACTTCCCGGGGTACGTGAGGGTTCAGGGAAACCGAGACAGGGGACGGTACATCTTTCGGCAATACACTCCGGCGCCAATGTACTGATCAGGATAGAGGATGACGGTTCAGGGCTTAATGCCGGGGCCATAAAGGCCATGGCCTTGGAGAAGGGACTGGTCTCGCATGATCTGGAAATGACGGAAAAAGAGGTGTTTGCATTAATCTTTGCCCCGGGATTTTCCACCGCAAAAAACGTTACGGGCGTATCCGGACGCGGGGTGGGAATGGACGTTGTTAAAAGGGGTATCGAAGCTCTCAGGGGCTCAATCGACATAAACAGTAAGAAGGGCGCCGGGACGACTATTACCCTGAAACTGCCACTCACACTGGCGATCATTGACGGTCTTCTGGTGAAGGTTGCAGGAGAATTCTTCGTATTGCCCCTTTCGATTGTAGAGGGATGCGTGGAACTGTCGCGTGAAGACGTGGCAAGGGCCCACGGCCGGCATGTGGCAAATGTCCGCGGGGAACTGGTTCCATACATCTGCCTGAAAGAACACTTCATGATAAACAGAGAGGCCCCGGGCATAGAGCAAATAGTGATAACAGAGGTGGACGGCAGCAGGGTCGGTTTTGTGGTGGATAATGTGATAGGTGAGCACCAGACCGTAATCAAATCACTGGGCAGCTTCTACAAAGACATGGAAGGAGTATCAGGGGCGACCATACTGGGTGACGGAAGGGTGGCCCTGATTCTGGATGCCCCAAAGCTCGTTCAGGCTGTGGAACGGGAAGAGGCAGGGATATATAGCAACATACAAAGCTAA
- the cheR_2 gene encoding chemotaxis protein methyltransferase, translated as MDYNGYKDVFKTTLSTKEFTRLGEFIQTECGIKMSASKKTMLEARLRKRLRCLDMESFSEYCDYLFSPRGVKNELIHMIDVVTTNKTDFFREPAHFDYLFHTALPELIASRGSGIRKKLMLWSAGCSTGEEPYTLSMVLSEFAESHPGSAINYMILATDISTKVLEQAKLGIYEYDKIEPIPMEFRKKYLLRGKDRGKKLIRIIPELRTVIKFRRLNFMEGDFGMREPMDIIFCRNVIIYFDRPTQEILLNRFCRHLRPGGYIFMGHSETLHGLNVPLVQAAPMVYRKPM; from the coding sequence ATGGACTATAACGGCTATAAGGACGTATTTAAGACGACTTTGTCAACAAAGGAATTTACCCGTCTGGGCGAATTCATCCAAACAGAGTGCGGCATTAAAATGTCGGCTTCAAAGAAGACCATGCTTGAGGCAAGGCTCCGCAAAAGACTGCGCTGCCTGGATATGGAGTCATTCAGCGAATACTGCGACTACCTGTTCAGCCCTCGGGGGGTTAAAAATGAACTGATCCACATGATTGATGTTGTCACTACCAATAAGACCGACTTCTTCAGGGAGCCTGCTCATTTCGATTATCTGTTCCATACGGCATTGCCCGAGTTGATTGCCTCCCGTGGTTCGGGCATTAGAAAAAAACTCATGCTCTGGAGTGCCGGCTGTTCCACAGGCGAGGAGCCGTACACCCTATCAATGGTCTTGAGTGAATTTGCTGAAAGTCATCCCGGATCTGCAATTAACTACATGATCCTTGCCACCGATATTTCAACAAAAGTGCTTGAGCAGGCAAAACTTGGAATTTACGAATATGACAAAATAGAACCGATACCGATGGAATTCAGGAAGAAATATCTCCTGCGAGGCAAGGACAGGGGGAAAAAACTGATAAGAATCATACCGGAACTGAGGACGGTTATAAAATTCCGGAGATTGAATTTCATGGAAGGTGACTTTGGCATGAGAGAGCCTATGGACATCATCTTTTGCCGCAACGTTATCATTTACTTTGACAGGCCGACCCAGGAAATACTGTTAAACCGCTTTTGCCGTCACTTAAGGCCCGGAGGCTATATCTTTATGGGACACTCCGAGACGCTTCATGGCCTGAACGTCCCTTTAGTCCAGGCTGCTCCAATGGTCTACAGGAAACCGATGTGA
- the cheD gene encoding chemoreceptor glutamine deamidase CheD has product MNPLKTKLPVVYLKPGEMYTAERPTMVSTVLGSCVSVTMFSRRLKIGAICHGFLPKCTNTKHCDSHYMEEFKYVDYSIMQMIEGFDKYGIKRSEIEVKLFGGADALSLQGDKPGTFTVGRQNIQTAIQVIKNERLHLIISDTGGLRGRKLIFYTHTGEVLLKRLKQGRFVKKPTLSRNLK; this is encoded by the coding sequence GTGAACCCGTTAAAAACAAAACTGCCTGTTGTTTATCTTAAACCCGGCGAGATGTATACGGCAGAGAGGCCAACCATGGTGTCAACAGTGCTTGGATCCTGTGTATCCGTTACGATGTTCAGCCGCCGCCTCAAGATAGGGGCCATCTGTCATGGATTTCTGCCAAAATGCACGAATACGAAACACTGTGATAGTCATTACATGGAAGAGTTTAAGTATGTCGACTATTCCATCATGCAAATGATTGAAGGCTTTGATAAATATGGTATTAAACGCAGTGAGATCGAGGTTAAACTATTCGGCGGTGCAGATGCTTTATCTTTACAGGGAGATAAACCCGGTACCTTTACCGTAGGAAGACAGAATATTCAAACAGCCATACAGGTCATCAAAAACGAAAGGCTCCATCTTATCATCTCCGATACCGGGGGGTTGCGGGGTCGTAAACTTATATTCTATACACACACCGGCGAGGTGCTTTTAAAACGTCTGAAACAAGGAAGATTTGTTAAAAAACCAACATTATCAAGGAATCTTAAATGA
- the cheB3 gene encoding chemotaxis response regulator protein-glutamate methylesterase of group 3 operon — protein MKKKIKVLIIDDSAIVRQTLEEILSSDPQIEVMDTAADPIIAAEKIRHAIPDVITLDVEMPRMDGIRFLHIIMSQHPIPVVMCSSLTEKGSETALEALEYGAVEIIQKPRIGAKQFLEESRIRICDAVKAASIARPRRLTKSRKIEPKLTADAIIPRTTSKAMTQTTERVVVIGASTGGTEALRVFLETLPIDSPGIVIVQHMPEHFTTAFARRLDGICRVSVKEAANNDTAIRGRALIAPGNRHTLLKRSGARYYVEVKDGPLVCRHRPSVDVLFRSAARYAGKNAVGVIMTGMGDDGARGMIEMRDSGAFTIAQDEKTSVVFGMPNEAIKRGGVDIVLPLEKIAKEVISTCG, from the coding sequence ATGAAAAAGAAAATCAAGGTACTTATTATAGACGACTCCGCTATAGTCCGTCAGACACTGGAAGAGATACTTTCTTCAGATCCGCAGATAGAAGTGATGGACACCGCCGCAGACCCGATTATAGCTGCTGAGAAAATCAGACATGCAATTCCGGATGTTATCACCCTGGATGTGGAAATGCCGCGTATGGACGGCATCAGATTTTTGCATATAATTATGAGCCAGCACCCCATTCCTGTCGTCATGTGCTCGAGCCTCACTGAAAAGGGATCTGAAACAGCCCTGGAGGCCCTTGAATACGGAGCAGTTGAAATTATCCAGAAACCAAGAATTGGAGCAAAACAGTTTCTGGAAGAATCAAGAATCCGCATATGTGATGCGGTGAAGGCGGCATCTATCGCAAGGCCGAGGCGACTTACAAAATCCCGGAAGATTGAACCAAAGCTTACAGCCGATGCCATTATTCCCAGGACTACATCAAAGGCAATGACACAGACAACCGAACGGGTTGTTGTTATAGGAGCATCAACGGGCGGTACAGAGGCGCTGAGGGTTTTTCTTGAAACCCTCCCCATCGACTCCCCAGGCATAGTAATAGTGCAGCACATGCCGGAGCATTTTACCACCGCCTTTGCCAGGCGACTCGATGGTATTTGCAGGGTATCGGTCAAAGAGGCTGCCAATAACGACACAGCAATCAGGGGCCGGGCGCTTATTGCCCCGGGGAACCGTCATACACTGCTCAAACGCAGTGGCGCACGTTACTATGTTGAGGTTAAAGACGGGCCGTTAGTCTGCCGGCACCGCCCCTCTGTGGACGTCCTGTTCCGTTCGGCAGCCCGCTACGCAGGCAAAAATGCCGTGGGTGTTATTATGACCGGGATGGGTGACGACGGTGCACGCGGGATGATAGAGATGAGGGACTCAGGTGCATTCACAATCGCCCAGGACGAAAAAACGTCGGTGGTCTTTGGAATGCCCAATGAGGCCATCAAAAGGGGTGGTGTGGATATTGTCCTTCCACTTGAAAAGATCGCAAAAGAGGTAATCAGTACCTGTGGATAA